From a single Hypanus sabinus isolate sHypSab1 chromosome 7, sHypSab1.hap1, whole genome shotgun sequence genomic region:
- the LOC132396909 gene encoding eukaryotic translation initiation factor 5A-1-like, translating to MGEPDLDFTTAHSGASTTFPMQCSALRKNGFVMLKGRPCKIMDMSTSKTGKHGHAKVHLVGIDIFTSKKYEDICPSTHNMDVPNIRRCDYQLVQIQDGYLSLLSDNGELREDLKLPDNDLGKDIEQRYNSGVETLVTVISAMNEECAVGVKMLTK from the exons ATGGGAGAACCTGATCTCGACTTCACCACTGCTCACTCTGGGGCTTCCACCACTTTCCCTATGCAGTGCTCAGCTCTGCGCAAGAATGGTTTTGTCATGCTGAAGGGGCGCCCGTGCAAGATCATGGATATGTCCACCTCCAAGACTGGCAAGCACGGCCACGCCAAG GTCCACTTGGTGGGAATTGACATATTCACCTCAAAAAAATATGAAGATATCTGTCCTTCGACCCATAATATGGACGTGCCTAACATCAGAAGGTGTGACTATCAG CTGGTTCAAATTCAGGATGGCTACCTTTCTCTCCTGAGTGACAATGGTGAGCTGCGAGAGGATTTGAAACTTCCTGACAATGATTTGGGAAAGGACATTGAGCAACGTTATAATTCAGGGGTGGAGACACTG GTCACTGTCATCAGCGCCATGAATGAAGAATGTGCTGTTGGTGTCAAGATGTTAACCAAGTAA